The Pan paniscus chromosome 12, NHGRI_mPanPan1-v2.0_pri, whole genome shotgun sequence genome window below encodes:
- the FBXO41 gene encoding F-box only protein 41, with protein sequence MASLDLPYRCPRCGEHKRFRSLSSLRAHLEYSHTYETLYILSKTNSICDGAAAAAAAAAAASGFPLAPEPAALLAVPGARREVFESTSFQGKEQAAGPSPAAPHLLHHHHHHAPLAHFPGDLVPASLPCEELAEPGLVPAAAARYALREIEIPLGELFARKSVASSACSTPPPGPVPGPCPGPASASPASPSPADVAYEEGLARLKIRALEKLEVDRRLERLSEEVEQKIAGQVGRLQAELERKAAELETARQESARLGREKEELEERASELSRQVDVSVELLASLKQDLVHKEQELSRKQQEVVQIDQFLKETAAREASAKLRLQQFIEELLERADRAERQLQVISSSCGSTPSASLGRGGGGGGAGPNARGPGRMREHHVGPAVPNTYAVSRHGSSPSTGASSRVPAASQSSGCYDSDSLELPRPEEGAPEDSGPGGLGTRAQAANGGSERSQPPRSSGLRRQAIQNWQRRPRRHSTEGEEGDVSDVGSRTTESEAEGPLDVPRPGPAMAGPLSSCRLSARPEGGSGRGRRAERVSPSRSNEVISPEILKMRAALFCIFTYLDTRTLLHAAEVCRDWRFVARHPAVWTRVLLENARVCSKFLAMLAQWCTQAHSLTLQNLKPRQRGKKESKEEYARSTRGCLEAGLESLLKAAGGNLLILRISHCPNILTDRSLWLASCYCRALQAVTYRSATDPVGHEVIWALGAGCREIVSLQVAPLHPCQQPTRFSNRCLQMIGRCWPHLRALGVGGAGCGVQGLASLARNCMRLQVLELDHVSEITQEVAAEVCREGLKGLEMLVLTATPVTPKALLHFNSICRNLKSIVVQIGIADYFKEPSSPEAQKLFEDMVTKLQALRRRPGFSKILHIKVEGGC encoded by the exons ATGGCCTCGCTGGACCTGCCGTACCGCTGCCCCCGCTGCGGGGAGCACAAGCGCTTCCGGAGCCTGTCGTCGCTGCGCGCGCACCTGGAGTACAGCCACACCTACGAGACGCTCTACATCCTCTCCAAGACCAACAGCATCTGCGacggcgccgccgccgccgcggccgccgccgccgccgcctcgggCTTCCCGCTGGCTCCCGAGCCCGCCGCCCTGCTGGCCGTGCCCGGCGCCCGGCGAGAGGTCTTCGAGAGCACTTCCTTCCAGGGCAAGGAGCAGGCGGCCGGGCCGTCGCCTGCGGCGCCGCACCTGctgcaccaccaccatcaccacgcTCCCCTCGCCCACTTCCCCGGCGACCTGGTGCCCGCTAGCCTGCCCTGTGAGGAGTTGGCCGAGCCGGGCCTTGTGCCCGCCGCCGCAGCGCGCTATGCGCTGCGCGAGATCGAGATCCCGCTGGGGGAGCTGTTCGCCCGCAAGTCCGTGGCGTCCTCGGCGTGCTCGACGCCGCCGCCTGGCCCCGTCCCCGGCCCTTGCCCCGGGCCTGCCTCCGCTTCGCCCGCGTCCCCCTCACCCGCTGATGTGGCCTACGAAGAGGGCCTGGCGCGCCTCAAGATCCGCGCGCTGGAGAAGCTGGAGGTGGACCGGCGGCTGGAGCGGCTGAGCGAGGAGGTGGAGCAGAAGATCGCGGGCCAGGTGGGCCGGCTGCAGGCCGAGCTGGAGCGCAAGGCGGCCGAACTGGAGACTGCGCGGCAGGAGAGTGCGAGGCTCGGGCGCGAgaaggaggagctggaggagcGCGCGTCTGAGCTCTCCCGCCAGGTGGACGTGAGCGTAGAGCTGCTGGCCTCACTCAAGCAGGACCTGGTGCACAAGGAACAGGAGCTGAGCCGCAAGCAGCA GGAGGTGGTGCAGATCGACCAGTTCCTGAAGGAGACGGCGGCGCGGGAGGCCAGCGCCAAGCTGCGGCTGCAGCAGTTCATTGAGGAGCTCCTTGAGCGGGCTGACCGTGCCGAGCGGCAGCTGCAGGTCATCAGCAGCAGCTGTGGCAGCACGCCCAGCGCCAGCCTGGGCCGTGGAGGTGGGGGCGGTGGTGCTGGCCCCAATGCCCGGGGCCCAGGCAGAATG CGAGAACACCACGTGGGCCCGGCCGTGCCTAACACATATGCAGTGTCACGGCATGGCTCCTCTCCCAGCACAGG GGCCTCCAGCCGTGTGCCAGCCGCATCCCAGAGCTCAGGCTGCTATGACAGTGACAGTCTGGAGCTGCCCAGGCCAGAGGAGGGGGCCCCTGAGGACAGTGGCCCTGGGGGCTTGGGCACACGGGCCCAGGCTGCCAACGGGGGCTCAGAGCGGTCCCAGCCCCCTCGCAGCTCAGGCCTGCGGCGCCAGGCCATCCAGAACTGGCAGCGCAGACCCCGCCGACACAGCACTGAGGGGGAAGAGGGTGATGTCTCCGACGTTGGCTCCCGAACCACTGAGTCAGAGGCTGAGGGCCCGTTGGATGTGCCCCGCCCCGGGCCTGCTATGGCTGGGCCATTGAGCAGCTGCCGGCTCTCAG CCCGCCCTGAGGGAGGCAGTGGGCGGGGTCGGCGAGCAGAGAGGGTCAGCCCCTCACGCTCCAATGAGGTCATCAGCCCAGAGATCCTGAAGATGCGAGCTGCCCTCTTCTGCATCTTCACCTACCTGGACACGCGCACACTGCTGCATGCTGCCGAGGTCTGCCGGGACTGGCGCTTCGTGGCCCGCCACCCCGCAGTCTGGACAAGGGTGCTGCTTGAGAATGCCCGTGTCTGCTCCAAG TTCCTGGCAATGCTGGCTCAGTGGTGCACCCAGGCCCACTCTCTGACGCTGCAGAACTTGAAGCCCCGGCAGCGGGGAAAGAAGGAGAGCAAGGAGGAGTATGCCCGGAGCACCCG GGGCTGCCTGGAAGCTGGGCTGGAGTCCCTGCTGAAGGCAGCTGGGGGGAACCTGCTGATCCTGCGCATCTCCCACTGTCCAAACATCCTCACCGACCGCTCGCTCTGGCTGGCCAGCTGCTACTGCCGTGCCCTGCAGGCTGTCACGTACAG GAGTGCCACAGACCCCGTGGGCCACGAGGTCATTTGGGCCCTGGGCGCAGGCTGCAGAGAGATCGTCTCCCTCCAAGTGGCACCACTTCACCCCTG CCAGCAGCCCACACGCTTCAGTAACCGCTGCCTGCAGATGATTGGTCGCTGTTGGCCCCACCTGCGGGCCCTGGGGGTCGGGGGTGCCGGCTGTGGGGTGCAGGGCCTGGCATCACTCG cGAGAAACTGCATGCGGCTGCAGGTCCTGGAGCTTGACCACGTGTCAGAGATCACCCAGGAGGTGGCAGCAGAGGTCTGCCGGGAAGGCCTGAAGGGACTGGAGATGCTGGTGCTCACGGCGACTCCCGTCACCCCTAAGGCCCTACTGCACTTCAACA GCATCTGCCGGAACCTCAAGTCCATTGTGGTCCAGATTGGGATTGCGGATTATTTCAAAGAGCCCAGCAGCCCTGAGGCCCAGAAGCTGTTTGAGGACATGGTGACAAAACTCCAG GCTCTGCGACGGAGGCCCGGCTTCTCTAAGATTCTGCACATCAAGGTGGAAGGCGGCTGCTAA